One genomic region from Muriicola soli encodes:
- the acs gene encoding acetate--CoA ligase: protein MSNYSIKNLEEYFQLYRKSVREPETFWEEIAEEHFVWRKRWTKVLQWDFSKPEVTWFENAKLNITENCIDRHLHIRGDKTAILFEPNDPKEKAQHITYNELYSRVCKMANVLKDKGVKKGDRVCIYLPMIPELAVSVLACARIGAVHSVVFAGFSAQALSTRINDSDCKMVITSDGSFRGSKTIDLKGIVDLALEECKGVHSVLVAKRINSEVKMKQGRDQWLQPLLDKAKATYTAEVMDAEDPLFILYTSGSTGKPKGMVHSSAGYMVYTAYTFKNIFKYQENDVYWCTADIGWITGHSYIVYGPLANGATTVMFEGVPTYPHYGRFWQIVEKHKVNQFYTAPTAIRALAKESLDYVDKHDLSSLKVLGTVGEPINEEAWHWYNNNIGKHKSPIVDTWWQTETGGIMISPIPYVTPTTPTFATLPFIGVQLALMDEKGEELKGNQVEGRLCIKFPWPSMARTIWGDHKRYFDTYFSAYDNKYFTGDGAKRDAVGYYRITGRVDDVIIVSGHNLGTAPIEDAINEHPAVAESAIVGFPHDIKGNALYGFVILKEIGESRKQENLRKEINQQITEHIGPIAKLDKIQFVPGLPKTRSGKIMRRILRKIASGDTSNLGDISTLLNPEVVEAIIEDAQ from the coding sequence ATGAGTAATTATAGCATTAAAAATCTGGAAGAGTATTTTCAGCTCTATCGAAAATCTGTTCGTGAGCCTGAAACATTTTGGGAAGAGATAGCAGAAGAACACTTTGTCTGGAGGAAACGCTGGACGAAAGTATTACAATGGGATTTTTCCAAACCCGAAGTCACATGGTTCGAAAATGCTAAGTTGAATATTACCGAGAATTGTATTGACAGGCACCTCCATATCAGGGGAGATAAGACGGCCATTTTGTTTGAGCCGAATGACCCTAAGGAAAAAGCCCAACATATCACTTACAACGAGCTTTATAGCAGGGTTTGTAAAATGGCCAATGTCCTTAAGGATAAAGGGGTAAAGAAAGGGGACAGAGTATGTATATATTTGCCTATGATCCCGGAACTAGCCGTTTCGGTCCTTGCGTGTGCAAGGATAGGAGCCGTGCATTCCGTAGTATTTGCCGGATTTTCGGCTCAGGCACTTTCCACCAGGATCAACGACAGTGATTGTAAAATGGTCATTACGTCTGATGGTTCTTTCAGGGGATCCAAGACCATAGACCTCAAGGGTATTGTGGATTTAGCTTTGGAAGAATGTAAGGGTGTGCACTCGGTTCTTGTGGCGAAGCGAATCAATTCAGAAGTAAAAATGAAACAGGGCAGGGATCAATGGTTGCAGCCTTTGTTGGATAAAGCCAAGGCCACCTATACCGCCGAAGTGATGGACGCGGAAGATCCCTTGTTTATTCTTTATACTTCCGGATCCACAGGAAAACCTAAAGGCATGGTACATAGTAGTGCTGGATATATGGTCTATACAGCCTATACGTTTAAGAATATTTTTAAGTATCAGGAAAATGACGTGTACTGGTGCACCGCAGATATTGGTTGGATTACAGGACATTCTTATATCGTCTACGGCCCATTGGCGAATGGGGCAACTACGGTAATGTTTGAAGGGGTGCCTACCTATCCGCACTATGGCCGATTCTGGCAGATTGTGGAAAAACACAAAGTAAACCAGTTTTATACGGCCCCTACAGCCATAAGGGCACTTGCAAAAGAGAGTCTCGACTATGTAGACAAACACGACCTCAGTTCGCTAAAGGTACTTGGGACAGTAGGTGAGCCAATCAACGAAGAGGCCTGGCATTGGTATAACAATAACATCGGAAAACATAAAAGTCCGATTGTTGATACCTGGTGGCAAACAGAAACCGGCGGGATAATGATTTCTCCCATTCCATACGTAACGCCAACTACGCCCACCTTTGCTACCCTGCCATTTATAGGGGTTCAGCTGGCTTTGATGGATGAGAAAGGTGAGGAATTAAAGGGAAATCAGGTAGAAGGCCGACTGTGTATCAAGTTTCCCTGGCCCTCAATGGCCCGAACTATTTGGGGAGATCATAAACGGTACTTCGACACCTATTTTTCTGCCTATGATAACAAGTATTTTACCGGAGACGGAGCCAAAAGAGATGCCGTAGGTTATTACAGGATAACCGGCAGGGTAGACGATGTGATCATCGTGTCTGGACATAATCTTGGGACAGCTCCCATTGAAGATGCCATCAATGAACATCCTGCGGTTGCCGAATCGGCCATTGTGGGTTTCCCCCACGATATTAAGGGCAACGCCCTCTATGGTTTTGTAATACTTAAAGAGATAGGGGAATCCAGAAAACAGGAGAACCTTCGGAAGGAAATCAATCAGCAGATCACAGAGCATATCGGTCCCATTGCAAAGCTCGATAAAATTCAGTTTGTTCCCGGCTTGCCCAAGACACGAAGCGGGAAGATTATGCGGCGTATTTTACGTAAAATTGCTTCCGGGGATACCTCCAATCTGGGCGACATAAGTACCTTGTTGAATCCTGAGGTGGTGGAAGCCATCATTGAGGATGCACAATGA
- a CDS encoding VanZ family protein, whose translation MDTNTNIRKRYLWLAVLIVYLTILSTLFIGQPLANELRDQNVQAVFFLFGMFMVGIAVLLHGLISKPSKIEYAVLFGIIGVYVMFFFRLGAPERSHLIEYSALAILLHKAIRREIAPERSIWLPAILAWLSGIFLGTLDEGIQYFLPERVFDPVDIVFNSMAISMAIIATMLLNWLNKKFTKRKVN comes from the coding sequence ATGGATACAAATACCAATATAAGGAAGAGGTACCTGTGGCTGGCCGTTCTTATTGTATATCTCACCATACTTTCCACCCTGTTTATCGGGCAACCTCTTGCTAACGAACTCAGGGATCAAAATGTACAGGCTGTGTTCTTTCTTTTTGGGATGTTTATGGTTGGGATCGCGGTTTTACTCCACGGCTTAATTAGCAAACCATCAAAGATCGAATACGCGGTATTATTCGGAATTATCGGGGTCTATGTCATGTTCTTTTTTCGGCTGGGTGCCCCGGAAAGAAGTCATCTTATAGAATACAGTGCTCTGGCTATCCTCTTGCACAAAGCAATTCGCAGGGAAATTGCTCCGGAGCGCTCCATATGGCTGCCTGCAATTCTTGCATGGCTATCAGGAATTTTTCTTGGAACACTGGATGAAGGAATCCAATACTTTCTTCCTGAACGTGTTTTCGACCCTGTTGATATTGTATTTAATAGTATGGCCATTTCTATGGCAATTATCGCTACTATGCTTCTAAACTGGTTAAATAAAAAGTTCACAAAACGAAAAGTTAACTAA
- the katG gene encoding catalase/peroxidase HPI codes for MEDINNGNGSSYRANDESKCPFLNGDLQQVAGGGTTNRDWWPNSLNLNILRQHSELVDPMGKEFNYAKEFESLDLKAIKKDLTELMTDSKDWWPADYGHYGPFFIRMAWHAAGTYRISDGRGGGGTGAQRFAPLNSWPDNANLDKARVLLWPIKKKYGKKISWADLLILAGNVAHESMGLPMYGFAGGREDIYQPEEDIYWGSETEWLGNKARYNEEGELERQMGAAHMGLIYVNPEGPNANPDPVAAAHDIRETFGRMAMNDYETVALIAGGHTFGKTHGAASDADYLEAEPAGAPIELQSLGWKSNFKTGIGSDTITSGLEGAWTDTPIKWSHKYLENLFGYEWELTKSPAGAWQYQPKDGAGAGTIPDAHDPEKKHAPFMLVTDLSLRMDPAYEKISRHFLENPKEFKEAYQKAWYKLTHRDMGPKTRFLGPEVPSEDLIWQDPVPAVDHELINENDIEELKKTILSSGLTVSELVGAAWASASTFRGSDNRGGANGARVRLEPQNQWEVNNPVQLGKVLDKLTKVQNDFNASQKGDKKVSLADLIILGGSAAVEKAAKDAGKEVSVPFAPGRTDASAEMTDAEAFEVLEPMADGFRNYRKIKSAVSTEDMLVDKAQLMTLTAPEMTVLVGGMRTLDANYDGSKHGVFTDKPGTLSNDFFVNLLDMSNEWKAIDDDQEVFESHDRSTGEKKWTGTRVDLIFGSNTELRALAEVYASDDANDKFVHDFVKAWNKVMNLDRFDLA; via the coding sequence ATGGAAGATATAAACAATGGCAACGGATCGAGTTACCGGGCCAATGACGAAAGCAAATGCCCGTTTCTCAATGGAGACTTACAGCAGGTTGCAGGAGGTGGTACTACCAATCGCGATTGGTGGCCCAACTCATTAAATCTCAATATTCTCAGACAGCATTCTGAATTGGTTGACCCCATGGGCAAGGAATTCAACTATGCAAAAGAGTTTGAAAGTCTTGATTTAAAGGCGATTAAAAAGGATCTTACTGAGTTGATGACAGATTCTAAGGACTGGTGGCCGGCTGATTACGGCCATTACGGCCCTTTCTTCATTCGTATGGCATGGCATGCCGCAGGAACTTATCGAATTTCGGACGGACGCGGAGGAGGAGGTACCGGTGCACAGCGATTTGCCCCTTTGAACAGCTGGCCGGATAATGCCAACCTGGACAAAGCCAGAGTTCTTTTATGGCCGATTAAAAAGAAATACGGCAAAAAAATATCCTGGGCAGATTTACTTATCCTGGCCGGAAACGTTGCTCATGAATCCATGGGCTTGCCCATGTATGGATTTGCCGGTGGACGTGAAGATATTTATCAGCCGGAAGAAGATATTTACTGGGGTTCAGAAACAGAATGGCTTGGAAACAAGGCACGCTACAATGAAGAGGGTGAACTGGAAAGACAAATGGGCGCTGCGCACATGGGTCTAATCTATGTAAATCCGGAAGGCCCGAACGCTAACCCAGATCCTGTGGCTGCGGCTCATGACATCAGGGAGACCTTTGGAAGAATGGCAATGAATGATTATGAGACCGTTGCTTTGATCGCCGGAGGGCATACTTTTGGTAAAACTCACGGAGCTGCGAGTGATGCAGATTATCTTGAGGCCGAACCTGCCGGGGCTCCAATTGAATTACAGAGTCTTGGATGGAAAAGTAACTTTAAGACTGGCATAGGTTCGGATACCATAACGAGCGGACTGGAAGGTGCGTGGACAGATACGCCTATCAAGTGGAGTCATAAGTACCTCGAAAATCTTTTCGGCTACGAATGGGAACTTACTAAAAGTCCGGCCGGAGCATGGCAATACCAGCCTAAGGATGGAGCAGGAGCAGGGACTATTCCTGACGCACATGATCCTGAAAAGAAACACGCTCCGTTTATGTTGGTGACCGACCTCTCCCTTAGAATGGATCCGGCTTATGAAAAAATTTCAAGACACTTCCTCGAAAACCCGAAAGAATTTAAAGAGGCCTACCAAAAAGCCTGGTATAAACTTACCCACCGCGACATGGGCCCAAAAACTCGCTTCCTTGGACCTGAGGTTCCCTCTGAAGACTTGATCTGGCAAGATCCTGTTCCTGCAGTAGACCATGAATTAATTAATGAGAATGATATTGAGGAGCTTAAGAAAACTATTCTGAGCTCTGGATTAACAGTATCCGAATTGGTAGGTGCCGCCTGGGCATCAGCTTCTACTTTCAGAGGTTCTGACAACCGTGGTGGAGCAAATGGAGCCAGGGTAAGGCTCGAACCACAGAATCAGTGGGAAGTAAATAATCCTGTTCAATTAGGAAAGGTACTGGACAAGCTCACTAAGGTTCAAAACGACTTTAATGCTTCTCAAAAAGGAGATAAAAAGGTATCTCTTGCAGATCTGATAATTCTCGGGGGAAGTGCTGCAGTGGAAAAAGCCGCGAAGGATGCAGGGAAAGAGGTATCAGTACCATTTGCACCCGGACGCACGGATGCCTCTGCTGAAATGACCGATGCAGAAGCATTTGAAGTACTCGAGCCCATGGCCGACGGATTCAGGAATTACAGAAAAATTAAATCAGCTGTATCTACTGAAGATATGTTGGTAGACAAAGCTCAGCTGATGACCCTGACGGCTCCTGAAATGACTGTACTGGTAGGGGGTATGAGAACACTCGATGCGAACTATGACGGTTCAAAACACGGGGTGTTTACGGATAAACCGGGTACTCTCAGCAACGACTTCTTTGTTAACCTCCTTGATATGAGCAATGAATGGAAAGCGATTGATGATGATCAGGAAGTTTTCGAAAGTCACGACAGGAGTACAGGAGAGAAAAAATGGACAGGAACACGGGTAGATCTGATATTTGGTTCTAACACCGAACTTAGAGCACTGGCTGAGGTATATGCCTCGGACGATGCCAACGATAAGTTTGTACATGACTTTGTAAAGGCATGGAACAAGGTGATGAATCTCGATCGATTTGACCTGGCCTAA
- a CDS encoding DUF1697 domain-containing protein: protein MITYVIFLRGINVGGHHKVPMAQLRHEMEQMGFTEVSTLLNSGNVIFRAQEEDEEKLSIVISSRIADVFGFEIPVTTIKADRILKLTKADPFKGEALKEGIKFYVTFLKEEKEDMIPSPSENEDASIKIIFVAKGMVCSVLDLNKSKTPKAMEFLEKIYGKEITTRNWNTVMKVVNKLNF, encoded by the coding sequence ATGATTACTTATGTAATTTTTTTAAGGGGAATAAATGTAGGAGGTCATCATAAAGTGCCAATGGCTCAACTTAGGCACGAAATGGAACAGATGGGGTTTACAGAGGTTTCAACCTTGTTAAATTCCGGCAATGTAATATTCCGAGCGCAGGAGGAAGATGAAGAAAAACTGAGTATCGTGATTTCGTCCCGGATTGCAGATGTATTTGGATTTGAGATACCAGTTACTACTATAAAAGCTGACCGAATTTTAAAACTAACAAAGGCGGATCCTTTTAAGGGTGAAGCGTTGAAGGAGGGGATCAAATTTTATGTTACTTTCTTAAAAGAAGAAAAGGAAGATATGATTCCCAGCCCCTCAGAAAACGAGGATGCCTCAATAAAGATCATCTTTGTCGCCAAAGGAATGGTCTGCAGCGTACTCGATCTGAATAAAAGCAAAACCCCCAAGGCCATGGAATTCCTTGAAAAAATCTACGGCAAAGAAATCACAACCAGGAATTGGAATACTGTAATGAAGGTGGTCAATAAATTAAATTTCTAA
- a CDS encoding glycoside hydrolase family 2 protein, translating to MKFLSYLLGPILFLVFSISTSAQQAEIINAFVRPHTSLNGSWKYIVDPYENGFYNYRLDAFEDQEDPGKNAFFTNSKPTDPSELIEYDFDLSDSLQVPGDWNSQKEKLFYYEGSLWYKKSFDYKPKDPSNRIFVHFGASNYKSDIYLNGEKLGQHVGGFTPFSFEITQSLKTRDNFLILKVDNKRIKEGVPTLNTDWWNYGGLTRDVKLIETPDTFVYDYFLYLNPIDPNQILGFVKLKGSQKSERDVQLNIPDLAVSLRLKTDKEGHAEIDFSANQIRYWSPEDPYLYGLEISSGEDQITDQIGFRTIRTRGTEILLNDKAVFLKGISIHEEKPLQGGRGNSLDDARQLLSWAREMGCNFVRLAHYPHNEHMVRLADEMGFLVWEENPVYWTISWDNPNTYANAAQQLTELITRDKNRASVIIWSMANETPSSDSRNDFLTNLSVLAREKDPSRLISAALEQGRVNNNPLIRTIDDPFASVVDILSFNQYIGWYEGLPDKLAKISWRIEHDKPVLISEFGAGAKYGLHGDKLTRWTEEYQEFLYEETLKMLEAIPQLQGMSPWILVDFRSPGGFFREYRIDGIEKA from the coding sequence ATGAAGTTTTTAAGCTACTTACTTGGTCCTATTCTGTTCCTTGTCTTCTCAATATCCACATCCGCCCAGCAAGCGGAAATTATAAACGCCTTCGTTAGGCCACATACTTCCCTTAATGGTTCCTGGAAATATATTGTGGATCCCTATGAAAATGGATTTTACAACTATCGTCTCGATGCCTTTGAGGACCAGGAAGACCCGGGGAAGAATGCTTTTTTTACCAACTCCAAACCCACTGATCCCTCTGAACTAATTGAGTACGATTTTGACCTTAGCGATAGCCTTCAGGTTCCCGGTGACTGGAATTCCCAAAAAGAAAAACTATTCTATTACGAAGGTTCTTTGTGGTATAAGAAGTCTTTTGATTATAAGCCTAAGGACCCGTCGAACCGGATCTTTGTCCATTTTGGGGCTTCTAATTACAAGTCGGATATCTACCTGAACGGGGAGAAATTGGGACAACATGTAGGCGGATTCACTCCCTTCTCATTTGAAATAACCCAATCCCTGAAAACAAGGGATAACTTTCTGATCCTGAAAGTGGATAATAAAAGAATTAAGGAGGGAGTACCCACCCTGAATACGGATTGGTGGAATTACGGAGGACTTACCAGGGATGTCAAACTTATTGAGACCCCCGACACCTTTGTTTATGATTATTTTCTTTACCTCAATCCAATTGATCCCAATCAGATCCTGGGCTTTGTAAAGCTGAAGGGGAGCCAAAAATCTGAACGAGATGTTCAATTGAATATTCCGGACCTAGCCGTGTCACTAAGGTTGAAGACAGATAAGGAAGGGCATGCAGAAATTGACTTCTCTGCCAACCAGATTAGATATTGGTCTCCTGAGGATCCTTATCTATACGGGTTAGAAATATCATCGGGAGAAGACCAGATTACAGATCAGATCGGATTCAGAACGATCAGGACCAGGGGAACTGAAATTTTACTGAATGATAAAGCCGTATTCTTAAAAGGAATTTCCATACATGAAGAAAAGCCGCTGCAGGGAGGCAGGGGCAACAGCCTTGATGACGCAAGGCAGCTCCTTTCATGGGCCCGGGAAATGGGATGTAATTTTGTTCGCTTAGCGCACTATCCCCATAATGAACATATGGTGAGATTGGCCGATGAGATGGGGTTTTTGGTGTGGGAAGAAAATCCGGTCTACTGGACGATCTCATGGGATAATCCAAATACGTATGCCAATGCCGCTCAACAACTCACCGAGCTTATCACCAGGGATAAGAACAGAGCTTCAGTCATTATCTGGTCTATGGCAAACGAGACGCCCTCAAGTGATTCCAGGAATGACTTCCTTACTAATCTTTCAGTATTGGCCCGGGAAAAAGACCCTTCCCGACTCATAAGTGCAGCGCTTGAGCAAGGCCGGGTGAATAACAATCCGTTAATACGTACTATTGATGATCCCTTTGCCTCTGTCGTAGATATTCTCAGTTTTAATCAATACATCGGTTGGTACGAGGGGCTTCCCGATAAACTGGCAAAAATAAGTTGGAGAATAGAACACGATAAACCTGTTTTGATCTCGGAATTCGGAGCTGGGGCCAAATACGGCCTGCACGGAGATAAATTAACGCGATGGACTGAAGAATACCAGGAATTTCTCTATGAAGAGACTTTAAAAATGCTTGAGGCCATCCCCCAACTTCAGGGCATGTCTCCGTGGATACTTGTCGATTTCAGATCCCCCGGAGGGTTCTTCCGGGAATACAGGATAGATGGAATAGAAAAGGCTTAA
- a CDS encoding glyoxalase/bleomycin resistance/extradiol dioxygenase family protein: protein MNSAQTSLQIIPVLSSSDIERDLAWYKKHTGFNYAFGDKGYAGLQREKLEFHLQFHRGTDEDPVHGSVIKIFVQEIVPYFEEFVERGTVEKDKLRLNTPWGTHEFGFFDLNNNAVFIVQDI from the coding sequence ATGAATTCAGCTCAAACCTCATTACAAATAATTCCTGTCCTCTCCTCATCTGATATTGAGCGCGATCTGGCATGGTATAAAAAGCATACCGGTTTTAATTATGCTTTTGGTGATAAGGGTTATGCAGGTTTACAGAGGGAAAAACTCGAATTCCATTTACAGTTTCATCGTGGAACTGATGAAGATCCGGTTCATGGATCTGTAATAAAAATCTTTGTTCAGGAAATTGTGCCGTATTTTGAAGAGTTTGTAGAAAGAGGCACTGTTGAAAAGGACAAATTGCGATTAAATACACCCTGGGGTACTCATGAGTTTGGATTCTTCGATCTCAACAATAATGCTGTGTTCATCGTTCAGGATATCTAA
- a CDS encoding DinB family protein, with product MATSALIAKHIKEFYFGGNWTAVNLKDSLGGLNWEQAAHRQGDLHSIAELVYHINYFVRVVIRVLEGIPLEGKDAESFNCPPIQNENDWKELKKNTWKDAEEFIKLVQQLPDDQLSALLADEKYGSYERNLMGIIEHCHYHLGQIVLLRKLLKKGI from the coding sequence ATGGCTACATCTGCTTTAATCGCCAAACACATAAAGGAATTCTATTTTGGAGGAAATTGGACCGCTGTGAACCTGAAAGATAGCCTTGGCGGACTCAATTGGGAGCAAGCTGCACATCGCCAGGGCGACTTACACAGCATTGCCGAACTCGTCTACCACATAAATTACTTCGTCCGAGTCGTGATCCGTGTTTTGGAAGGAATTCCCCTCGAGGGTAAGGACGCAGAAAGCTTTAACTGTCCTCCGATCCAAAATGAAAACGATTGGAAAGAGCTTAAAAAAAATACCTGGAAAGATGCCGAGGAATTTATCAAGCTGGTACAACAGCTCCCCGACGACCAATTATCGGCATTGCTCGCCGATGAAAAATACGGAAGCTATGAGCGTAATCTGATGGGCATCATTGAACACTGCCACTACCATTTAGGGCAGATCGTACTTCTCAGAAAATTACTTAAAAAAGGGATTTGA